A single Vigna radiata var. radiata cultivar VC1973A chromosome 8, Vradiata_ver6, whole genome shotgun sequence DNA region contains:
- the LOC106769970 gene encoding protein SMAX1-LIKE 3, which translates to MRAGVCSIQLQALTPEAATLVKQAVTLATRRGHAQVTPLHIATVMLATSTGLLRKACLQCHSHPLQYKALELCFNVSLNRLPASTPSPLLSASYSATPSLSNALVAAFKRAQAHQRRGSIENQQQPILALKIEVEQLIVSILDDPSISRVMREAGFSSALVKTRVEQAVSMDVCSQEQASQENTTKLQVLGGRNTSPPRSFSQFGGSFIKSVDHVNDQITGVDDVTSALNSLVSKRRNTVIVGESLASAEGVARGVMQRLENPQGELRFVQFVSLPLFSFRNISKEEVERKLLELRSLVKSHVGRGFILYLGDLKWLFEFWSSYCEQRTNYYSSVEHMVMELKKLIIGNGENGRLWLMGIANFRTYMKGKACHPSLETIWDLHPFTVPVGSLSLGLNFDSDSQVQERSKATFKESFEERAKGRKHLTCCRDCTLNFEKEAKSIANSITISKRDCTTSLPTWLKNCKEERSHVMDDQENAKLKEIGKKWNSFCSSAHGYPSNLEKELLFISSSPSSPTSASSHERKSSFNLTHLNWPVISEPKEVSKECQLYTESTVSGECYEGNLIMFMPERNIPRPDLLSNPNSSPNSASSSEAAEGLDSTQMFKEHNDENLKILSDALQKKVPQNKEMAKEIASSVLLSRSGMRKGENHLVKMREDRQETWFFFLGMDSRAKEMVSKELAKVVFGSYSNFVPIGVSSFSTSRGGDSTNEESKNKRPRDEFGGSYLQRFGEAVNENPHRVFFMEDLEQVDHFSKKGVKKAIENGTITLPCGESVPLKDAIVIFSCENFSSASKASSPARTTSPSSDKNMEKENLNNSEEKIPCLSLDLNMAIDLDAQKNVHLDEVTAEILELVDKQIKFQV; encoded by the exons ATGAGAGCAGGAGTTTGCAGCATACAGCTACAGGCTTTGACACCAGAGGCTGCAACCCTAGTTAAGCAAGCTGTTACTCTTGCCACAAGAAGAGGACATGCTCAAGTTACACCTCTTCATATTGCTACTGTCATGCTTGCTACTTCCACTGGCCTTCTCCGCAAAGCTTGCCTTCAGTGCCACTCTCATCCTCTCCAATACAAGGCATTAGAACTTTGCTTCAATGTTTCCCTCAACCGTTTGCCAGCCTCCACACCAAGCCCTCTTCTCAGTGCTTCATATTCCGCCACTCCCTCACTCTCCAATGCCTTGGTTGCAGCCTTCAAGCGAGCTCAGGCTCACCAACGCCGTGGTTCCATTGAGAACCAGCAGCAACCCATTTTGGCCTTGAAGATTGAGGTGGAGCAGCTCATAGTCTCTATCCTTGATGACCCTAGCATTAGCAGGGTCATGAGAGAAGCTGGTTTCTCTAGTGCCCTTGTCAAAACCAGGGTTGAACAAGCTGTTTCAATGGACGTTTGTTCACAGGAACAAGCTTCCCAGGAAAACACCACCAAGCTTCAAGTTCTTGGTGGTAGGAACACGTCCCCACCAAGATCTTTTAGTCAATTCGGGGGCTCATTCATCAAGTCTGTGGACCATGTTAATGATCAAATTACCGGTGTAGATGATGTAACAAGTGCTTTGAATTCACTTGTGAGCAAGAGGAGAAACACGGTGATTGTTGGGGAGAGTCTTGCTAGTGCTGAGGGAGTAGCTAGGGGAGTGATGCAAAGGTTGGAGAATCCTCAAGGAGAGTTGAGGTTTGTGCAATTTGTGAGTCTTCCTCTTTTCTCCTTCAGGAACATTAGCAAGGAGGAGGTTGAAAGGAAACTGCTAGAGCTTAGAAGCCTGGTAAAAAGTCACGTGGGAAGAGGGTTCATTCTATACTTGGGTGATCTCAAGTGGTTGTTTGAGTTCTGGTCAAGTTATTGTGAGCAAAGAACAAACTACTACAGTTCTGTGGAGCATATGGTGATGGagcttaaaaaattaatcattggAAATGGGGAGAATGGTAGATTGTGGCTTATGGGGATTGCAAATTTTAGAACATACATGAAGGGCAAAGCATGTCACCCTTCCCTTGAAACTATTTGGGATCTTCACCCTTTCACAGTTCCAGTTGGTAGCCTGAGCCTAGGTTTAAATTTTGATAG tGATTCTCAAGTTCAGGAGAGAAGCAAAGCAACATTCAAGGAATCTTTTGAAGAACGGGCCAAAGGGCGCAAACATTTAACTTGCTGCAGAGATTGCacattgaattttgaaaaagaagctAAAAGCATCGCCAATAGTATTACTATAAGCAAGAGAGACTGCACTACTAGCTTGCCAACATGGCTCAAAAATTGCAAGGAAGAGAGAAGTCACGTGATGGATGATCAG GAAAATGCTAAGCTTAAGGAAATAGGCAAGAAATGGAACTCATTCTGCAGTTCAGCACATGGTTATCCCTCCAATCTTGAGAAAGAATTATTGTTCATTTCATCCTCGCCTTCATCCCCTACTTCAGCCTCCTCACATGAAAGAAAGTCTAGCTTCAATCTCACCCACCTAAATTGGCCAGTCATTTCTGAGCCAAAAGAAGTGTCTAAAGAATGTCAGTTGTACACTGAGAGTACTGTTAGTGGTGAGTGTTATGAAGGTAACTTGATAATGTTCATGCCAGAGAGAAACATTCCTAGGCCAGATCTTTTGTCCAATCCCAATTCTAGTCCCAATTCTGCTTCTTCAAGTGAGGCAGCTGAAGGTTTGGATAGCACTCAAATGTTCAAGGAGCATAATGACGAGAATCTAAAGATTCTCAGCGATGCATTGCAGAAAAAGGTTccacaaaataaagaaatggcTAAGGAGATTGCAAGCAGTGTGCTTCTTTCCAGGTCAGGAATGAGAAAAGGAGAGAATCACTTGGTGAAGATGAGAGAAGATAGACAAGAAACTTGGTTTTTCTTTCTAGGTATGGATTCTCGAGCAAAAGAAATGGTCTCAAAAGAGCTAGCTAAAGTTGTCTTTGGCTCTTACAGCAACTTTGTCCCCATTGGTGTAAGCAGTTTTTCTACCTCAAGAGGTGGTGATTCCACGAACGAGGAGTCCAAAAATAAAAGGCCACGAGATGAGTTTGGTGGCAGTTATCTTCAGAGATTTGGCGAAGCTGTGAATGAGAATCCTCATAGGGTGTTCTTCATGGAAGATTTGGAGCAAGTTGATCACTTTTCAAAAAAGGGTGTTAAGAAAGcaattgaaaatggaactatAACCCTTCCTTGTGGTGAATCTGTGCCTCTCAAGGATGCCATTGTCATTTTCAGCTGTGAAAACTTCAGTTCAGCGTCAAAAGCCTCTTCTCCTGCAAGAACTACTTCTCCATCTTCTGATAAAAACATGGAAAAAGAGAATCTTAATAACTCAGAAGAGAAAATTCCATGCCTTTCTTTGGATCTGAACATGGCCATTGATCTTGATGCGCAAAAAAATGTGCATCTAGATGAAGTCACTGCTGAGATTCTGGAGTTAGTTGATAAGCAAATTAAGTTTCAAGTATGA